The Paraburkholderia sabiae genome includes a region encoding these proteins:
- a CDS encoding winged helix-turn-helix domain-containing protein, translated as MKASSFDVNLSTREIQVRGTSVPVGSRAFDILAVLMAAHGQVVSIEDILRKVWPDTVVEESNIRVQVCALRKALGEDRRLIQNIPGRGYRLTPKSETPAARAGIPLMGE; from the coding sequence ATGAAGGCCAGTAGCTTCGACGTCAATCTGTCGACCCGAGAAATCCAGGTGCGTGGAACCTCCGTCCCCGTCGGCAGCCGTGCATTCGACATCCTCGCCGTGCTGATGGCAGCGCACGGCCAGGTCGTGTCGATCGAGGATATTCTTCGCAAGGTGTGGCCCGACACCGTCGTCGAGGAATCGAACATACGCGTGCAGGTCTGCGCTTTACGCAAGGCGCTCGGCGAAGACCGGCGGCTGATCCAGAACATACCGGGCCGCGGCTATCGCCTGACGCCAAAAAGCGAAACGCCGGCTGCAAGAGCCGGCATTCCGTTGATGGGCGAATAA
- a CDS encoding GNAT family N-acetyltransferase, translating into MNHADLDRPIWTALTTRQAHLGQGDALARRYHADVAPFAALSSETPAAYEALRQLLQPHEQAALLSLAPLDGTEALRVENVGTIHQMVATRAVAGTADDLDVIRLDSADSAEMLDLAQRTKPGPFGKRTHEMGRYIGVRDHGRLIAMAGERMRIDGYVEISAVCVDDSWRGKGLAGRLIDILRNEIGQRGETPFLHVFSHNTTAIRLYERLGFELRRAFVLSRVGHADASATQHA; encoded by the coding sequence ATGAATCACGCCGATCTCGACCGTCCGATCTGGACAGCGCTGACCACCCGCCAGGCGCACCTCGGGCAAGGCGATGCGCTGGCGCGTCGATATCATGCCGACGTCGCGCCCTTCGCCGCGCTGTCGAGCGAAACGCCCGCCGCGTACGAAGCGCTGCGCCAGCTCCTGCAGCCGCACGAACAGGCTGCGCTGCTGTCGCTGGCGCCGCTCGACGGAACGGAAGCGTTGCGGGTGGAGAACGTCGGCACGATTCATCAAATGGTCGCGACGCGCGCGGTTGCCGGAACGGCCGACGATCTCGACGTGATCCGTCTGGATAGCGCCGATTCCGCAGAGATGCTCGATCTCGCGCAGCGAACCAAGCCGGGGCCGTTCGGCAAACGGACGCACGAGATGGGCCGTTACATCGGCGTTCGCGATCACGGACGGCTGATCGCGATGGCAGGCGAACGGATGCGCATCGACGGATATGTCGAGATAAGCGCCGTGTGCGTCGACGATTCCTGGCGCGGTAAAGGACTCGCGGGCCGCCTGATCGACATCCTGCGAAACGAGATCGGGCAGCGCGGCGAAACGCCCTTCCTTCACGTGTTCAGCCACAACACGACGGCGATCCGTCTGTACGAACGACTCGGCTTCGAGTTGCGTCGCGCGTTCGTCCTCTCGCGAGTCGGCCATGCCGACGCGAGCGCCACGCAGCACGCCTGA
- a CDS encoding enoyl-CoA hydratase/isomerase family protein — protein sequence MSNANANQQFRIEKRSPAYWRVIIDNPPFNIFGPDSIPQMNAAITALETDPDVKVVVFESAVPGFFLTHYDFIPPLQETTSMPPGPTGMPPLPDMLARLGRAPVVSIASIRGRATGVGSELALASDMRFASREKALLSQWEIGASLVPGGGPMTRLSRLIGRGRALEVLLSGDDIGGELAERYGYVNRSFADSELDAFVDALASRIASFDKESIVAIKRQVNLVTLPSDDLVAPEWDAFIASVGRPQAQERIAQLMQLGLQKNHDVEARLAHYTGTLGR from the coding sequence ATGAGCAACGCCAATGCGAATCAGCAGTTTCGAATCGAAAAACGCAGCCCGGCTTACTGGCGAGTGATCATCGATAACCCGCCCTTCAATATCTTCGGACCGGATTCGATCCCGCAGATGAATGCCGCGATAACGGCGCTCGAAACCGATCCTGACGTCAAGGTAGTCGTGTTCGAAAGCGCGGTGCCGGGATTTTTTCTCACGCACTACGACTTCATTCCGCCTTTGCAGGAGACCACGAGCATGCCGCCGGGCCCGACGGGCATGCCGCCGCTGCCCGACATGCTCGCGCGGCTGGGGCGCGCGCCCGTCGTGTCGATCGCGTCGATCCGGGGCCGCGCGACGGGCGTCGGCAGCGAACTGGCGCTCGCGAGCGACATGCGCTTCGCGAGCCGCGAAAAAGCGCTGCTGTCGCAATGGGAAATCGGCGCGTCGCTGGTGCCGGGCGGCGGGCCGATGACGCGCCTGTCGCGTCTGATCGGACGCGGGCGCGCGCTCGAAGTGCTGTTGAGCGGCGACGATATCGGCGGCGAACTGGCGGAGCGCTACGGCTACGTCAACCGTTCGTTCGCGGATAGCGAACTCGACGCCTTCGTGGATGCGCTGGCGTCGCGTATCGCGTCGTTCGACAAGGAGAGCATCGTCGCGATCAAGCGTCAGGTGAATCTCGTTACCTTGCCATCCGACGACCTGGTCGCGCCCGAATGGGATGCGTTCATCGCGTCCGTCGGCCGGCCGCAGGCGCAGGAACGAATCGCGCAACTGATGCAGCTTGGCCTGCAGAAGAATCACGATGTGGAAGCACGTCTTGCGCATTACACGGGCACGCTGGGACGTTAG
- a CDS encoding TIGR00366 family protein, with amino-acid sequence MKRDTSPTAALQPAAPRGIVEGLVYVFERVMPDPFMLSICLTFFVAVLALLIAPTGNVPTLLDSWYTGTFGILAFALQMILILATGYAIAEAPIVQRGLRALAANAQTPARAALLVFPVVAIAAWLNWGLGLIVGALLSREIARRVHVDFAWLVAGSYSAWSICNSGLSSSIALSQASHGNALNLVEKATGHVVPLSETIFAPFVVVPTVLVVVVMTAIFIRMHPKSENVVAFRDAGNDDADASDADPHARPSDAPASFASRLEQSMLGTLLLLALGVGYLAMEWHENKFDLDINTTILIFLLIGLALQRTPIAYANAIRRAARQTGSMLLQYPVYGGIMGIMKGTGLASMIAKAFVTIASPLSLPLWSYLSSLIITLLVPSAGGHWAVQGPFVLPAAISLHASVPRTAMGVAMAENVSNMLQPFWAVPIVAIAGIRIQRVMGYTAVTFAVSLVIYAAALWFVG; translated from the coding sequence ATGAAGCGAGACACATCACCCACCGCCGCCCTCCAGCCTGCCGCTCCGCGCGGCATCGTCGAAGGCCTTGTCTATGTTTTCGAGCGGGTCATGCCGGACCCGTTCATGCTGTCCATCTGCCTGACGTTTTTCGTCGCCGTGCTCGCGCTGCTGATCGCGCCGACGGGCAACGTGCCGACGCTGCTCGACTCCTGGTACACGGGCACGTTCGGCATTCTGGCGTTCGCGCTGCAGATGATCCTGATTCTCGCGACGGGCTACGCGATCGCCGAAGCGCCCATCGTCCAGCGCGGCCTGCGCGCGCTGGCGGCCAACGCGCAAACGCCCGCGCGCGCAGCGTTGCTGGTGTTCCCCGTCGTCGCGATCGCCGCGTGGCTCAACTGGGGACTCGGGCTGATCGTCGGCGCGTTGTTGTCGCGTGAAATTGCACGCCGCGTGCATGTCGATTTCGCGTGGCTCGTCGCCGGCAGCTATTCGGCGTGGTCGATCTGCAATAGCGGGCTGTCGAGTTCGATCGCGCTGTCGCAGGCCTCGCACGGCAATGCGCTCAATCTTGTCGAAAAGGCGACGGGCCACGTCGTGCCGCTCAGCGAGACGATCTTCGCGCCGTTCGTCGTCGTTCCGACGGTGCTGGTCGTCGTCGTGATGACCGCGATCTTCATCAGGATGCATCCGAAGTCGGAGAACGTGGTCGCGTTCCGCGATGCAGGCAACGACGACGCCGACGCATCGGACGCCGATCCGCACGCACGTCCCAGCGACGCGCCTGCGTCGTTTGCCTCGCGCCTCGAACAGTCGATGCTCGGCACGCTGCTGCTGCTCGCACTCGGCGTCGGTTATCTCGCGATGGAATGGCACGAGAACAAGTTCGATCTCGACATCAACACGACGATCCTGATCTTCCTGCTGATCGGTCTCGCGCTGCAGCGCACGCCGATCGCGTATGCAAACGCGATCCGCCGCGCCGCGCGTCAGACGGGTTCGATGCTGCTGCAATACCCTGTGTATGGCGGCATCATGGGCATCATGAAGGGCACGGGTCTCGCGTCGATGATCGCGAAGGCTTTTGTGACGATCGCTTCGCCCCTCTCGCTGCCGCTCTGGAGCTATCTGAGTTCGCTGATCATCACGTTGCTGGTGCCGAGCGCGGGCGGTCACTGGGCCGTGCAGGGGCCGTTCGTGCTGCCTGCGGCGATCAGCCTGCACGCATCGGTGCCGCGCACCGCGATGGGCGTGGCGATGGCCGAGAACGTATCGAACATGCTGCAGCCGTTCTGGGCTGTTCCTATCGTCGCGATTGCGGGTATCCGGATTCAGCGCGTGATGGGCTATACGGCTGTCACGTTCGCGGTGTCGCTCGTGATCTATGCGGCGGCGCTGTGGTTCGTGGGCTGA
- a CDS encoding TetR/AcrR family transcriptional regulator: protein MNHPTPKERKPRADALRNRERILDEAKKAFTREGADISLEDVARQAGVGAGTLYRHFPTRDALLESVYRAEVEKLAKEERRLRDTLPPLEALRSWMLLFVDYIATKKIIAPALNSLVGGSTKVFESSGAQITDAIHALVTRAIENGDIRADLDPLDLFRALVGVSNVASAPDWQQSARRLVDILLLGSRPVE, encoded by the coding sequence ATGAATCACCCGACGCCAAAAGAACGAAAACCCAGAGCCGATGCGCTGCGCAACCGCGAGCGCATCCTCGACGAAGCCAAGAAGGCGTTCACGCGTGAAGGAGCGGACATCAGCCTGGAAGACGTCGCGCGTCAGGCGGGAGTCGGCGCGGGCACGCTGTACCGGCACTTCCCGACGCGCGATGCCTTGCTGGAAAGCGTCTATCGCGCGGAAGTGGAGAAGCTCGCGAAGGAAGAACGCCGGTTGCGCGACACGCTGCCGCCGCTCGAAGCACTACGCTCGTGGATGCTGCTCTTCGTCGACTACATCGCGACGAAGAAGATCATCGCGCCCGCGCTTAACTCGCTTGTGGGCGGCTCGACGAAGGTGTTCGAGTCGTCCGGCGCGCAGATCACGGACGCGATCCATGCGCTCGTCACGCGGGCCATCGAAAACGGCGACATTCGCGCCGATCTCGATCCGCTCGATCTCTTTCGGGCGCTCGTCGGCGTGTCGAACGTGGCGTCTGCGCCGGACTGGCAACAGAGCGCCCGGCGCCTGGTCGACATTCTGCTGCTCGGTTCGCGCCCGGTCGAATGA
- a CDS encoding SDR family NAD(P)-dependent oxidoreductase — protein MAEKFGATSTTDDVLAGVDLHGKRILVTGVSAGLGVETARALAARGANVVGAARDLDKATRAIAQARRDAASGGGSIDLVSLDLANLTSVRACADKLLEKGQPFDVIIANAGVMATPFGKTADGFETQFGTNHIGHFVFVNRLASLLRDGGRLVALASSGHRFSNVDLDDPNFERTPYDPFVAYGRSKTANILFAVAFDQRHRARGVRAAAVHPGGIHTELARHMDEGQMAGLLDSINSQLASEGKPPFQFKTIPQGAATSVWTAVVASAEEVGGRYCENCHVSKLVADDVVITPISEGVRQYALDTANADALWRKTEEMVGETF, from the coding sequence ATGGCTGAGAAATTTGGCGCAACTTCAACGACGGACGACGTGCTCGCGGGCGTCGATCTGCATGGCAAGCGGATTCTCGTCACGGGTGTGTCGGCGGGCCTCGGCGTCGAGACGGCGCGCGCGTTGGCGGCACGTGGCGCAAACGTTGTCGGTGCGGCGCGCGATCTCGACAAGGCGACGCGCGCGATTGCCCAAGCGCGGCGCGACGCGGCTTCGGGCGGCGGCAGCATCGATCTGGTTTCGCTCGACCTCGCCAATCTCACGAGCGTGCGTGCATGCGCCGACAAGCTGCTGGAAAAGGGCCAGCCGTTCGACGTCATCATCGCGAATGCGGGCGTGATGGCGACGCCCTTCGGCAAAACGGCCGATGGCTTCGAAACGCAGTTCGGCACGAACCACATCGGGCATTTCGTTTTCGTGAACCGGCTTGCGTCGCTGCTGCGAGATGGCGGCCGTCTGGTCGCGCTGGCGTCGTCGGGACATCGCTTCTCCAATGTCGATCTCGACGATCCGAACTTCGAACGCACGCCGTATGACCCGTTCGTCGCGTATGGCCGGTCGAAGACGGCGAACATCCTGTTCGCGGTCGCGTTCGATCAGCGGCATCGGGCGCGGGGCGTCCGCGCGGCCGCCGTGCATCCGGGCGGTATTCACACGGAGCTGGCCCGTCATATGGACGAAGGGCAGATGGCCGGGCTGCTCGACAGCATCAACAGCCAGCTTGCGTCCGAGGGCAAGCCGCCGTTCCAGTTCAAGACCATTCCGCAGGGCGCGGCCACTTCCGTGTGGACGGCAGTGGTGGCATCGGCGGAAGAAGTCGGCGGCCGGTATTGCGAGAACTGTCACGTGAGCAAACTTGTCGCCGACGACGTCGTCATTACGCCCATCAGCGAAGGCGTGCGCCAGTACGCGCTCGACACGGCCAATGCCGACGCGCTATGGCGCAAAACGGAAGAAATGGTGGGCGAAACCTTCTGA
- a CDS encoding methyl-accepting chemotaxis protein — MKLKNLPVRTGFIAVLALFGILVLVTALLGLYSLSKNNGLSEQISTLNAQTVDLKDVYINNLKARSALSRAFIALSSNPADKDSAVAAARGYYNQAKKAFAAFDGIPKETAAQQETAKLVGETFHAHTDAIDLLFNAIASGDVTAYAATNEGPMTKTSAAFGKSADAFFAVASDETDQLKAEKAHSKSVLTGTSVALLALSCALILLVYYTLEQNVVRPLNEAMSVLDHVARGDLTVQIRHESTNEIGKLFDSMKEMKRSLAGIVHSVYGGTDTIATGVHQMASGNTDLSQRTEEQAAALQETASSMEQLTSTVRQNADNAKQATQLVMSTAAITEQGNRAAQEVVLTMQGLSDLSGKIADITNVIEGIAFQTNILSLNAAVEAARAGDEGRGFAVVASEVRSLAQRSASAAKEIKERITDSLSRVEAGAEQVGKASQVMGEILTSVNRVSDLMGEIAAASEEQSEGIEQVNRAITQMDQVTQQNAALVEQASAAALALEEQTVALKGAVSVFRVDRALAHA, encoded by the coding sequence ATGAAACTGAAGAATCTGCCCGTGCGAACGGGCTTTATCGCGGTTCTCGCACTGTTTGGAATACTCGTTCTCGTCACCGCCCTGCTCGGTCTCTACTCGCTCTCGAAGAACAACGGGTTATCGGAGCAGATCAGCACGCTCAATGCGCAAACGGTCGATCTCAAGGATGTCTACATCAACAACCTGAAGGCCCGCAGCGCATTGAGCCGCGCCTTTATCGCGTTGTCGTCGAATCCCGCCGACAAGGACTCAGCCGTCGCCGCAGCGAGGGGCTACTACAACCAGGCGAAGAAGGCCTTCGCGGCATTCGACGGCATCCCCAAGGAAACGGCGGCTCAACAGGAAACAGCGAAGCTCGTCGGCGAAACGTTCCATGCGCACACCGACGCGATCGACCTGCTGTTCAACGCCATCGCTTCGGGCGATGTCACCGCATACGCCGCGACGAACGAAGGTCCGATGACGAAGACGAGCGCCGCCTTCGGTAAATCGGCGGATGCGTTCTTCGCCGTGGCTTCCGATGAAACGGACCAGCTCAAGGCCGAAAAGGCGCACTCCAAGTCGGTGCTGACAGGCACCTCGGTCGCTTTGCTCGCGCTGTCGTGCGCGCTGATTCTGCTCGTGTATTACACGCTCGAACAGAACGTCGTGCGCCCGCTCAACGAAGCGATGAGCGTGCTCGATCACGTCGCGCGCGGCGATCTGACGGTCCAGATCCGCCACGAATCGACGAATGAAATCGGCAAGCTGTTCGACTCGATGAAGGAAATGAAGCGCAGCCTCGCGGGTATCGTGCACTCGGTGTACGGCGGCACCGACACGATCGCGACGGGCGTGCATCAGATGGCGAGCGGCAACACGGACCTGTCGCAGCGCACCGAGGAACAGGCAGCGGCGTTGCAGGAAACGGCGTCGTCGATGGAGCAGCTGACCAGCACCGTGCGTCAGAACGCCGACAACGCGAAACAGGCGACGCAGCTCGTGATGAGCACGGCGGCCATCACGGAACAGGGCAACCGCGCCGCGCAGGAAGTCGTGTTGACGATGCAAGGACTGTCCGATCTGTCGGGCAAGATCGCGGACATCACGAATGTGATCGAAGGCATCGCGTTCCAGACCAACATTTTGTCGCTGAACGCGGCCGTCGAAGCGGCGCGCGCCGGCGACGAAGGCCGTGGCTTTGCGGTGGTGGCGAGCGAAGTGCGCTCGCTCGCGCAGCGCAGCGCGAGCGCCGCGAAGGAAATCAAGGAGCGCATCACCGATTCGCTCAGCCGCGTGGAAGCGGGCGCGGAACAGGTCGGCAAGGCGAGCCAGGTGATGGGCGAGATTCTGACTTCGGTGAATCGCGTGAGCGATCTGATGGGCGAGATCGCCGCCGCTTCGGAAGAGCAGTCGGAAGGCATCGAGCAGGTGAACCGCGCGATCACGCAGATGGATCAGGTCACGCAACAGAATGCCGCGCTCGTCGAGCAGGCATCGGCGGCGGCCCTCGCGCTCGAGGAACAGACCGTCGCGCTGAAGGGCGCGGTGTCGGTGTTCCGTGTCGATCGCGCTCTCGCGCACGCTTGA
- a CDS encoding type 1 glutamine amidotransferase domain-containing protein, whose protein sequence is MKILMVLTSHDQLGNTGKKTGFWLEEFAAPYFTFLDAGVTITVSSPKGGQPPLDPKSDTPEGKTELTERFKSDPAAQKVLANTVKLDTVKADDYDAVFYPGGHGPMWDLAEDPRSIALIESFYNAGKPVAFVCHAPGVLRHVKVNGEPLVKGKRVTGFTNSEEEAVQLTKVVPFLVEDELKRLGGHFEKVDDWQVLSIIDGRLVTGQNPASSTAGARDLLKVLDQLHSNR, encoded by the coding sequence ATGAAGATCCTGATGGTGTTGACGTCTCACGATCAACTTGGCAATACCGGCAAGAAGACAGGTTTCTGGTTAGAAGAATTCGCGGCGCCGTACTTCACGTTTCTCGATGCCGGCGTCACCATAACAGTCAGCTCACCTAAAGGTGGACAACCGCCGCTCGATCCGAAGAGCGACACGCCCGAGGGCAAAACAGAGCTGACCGAGCGTTTCAAGAGCGATCCCGCTGCGCAAAAAGTGCTGGCCAATACGGTCAAGCTCGACACGGTCAAAGCCGACGACTACGACGCCGTGTTCTATCCCGGCGGGCACGGCCCGATGTGGGATCTCGCAGAAGACCCGCGCTCCATCGCGCTGATCGAGAGCTTCTACAACGCGGGCAAGCCGGTAGCATTTGTCTGCCACGCACCCGGCGTTTTGCGTCACGTGAAGGTGAACGGCGAACCGCTCGTCAAAGGCAAGCGCGTGACAGGTTTCACGAATTCGGAAGAGGAAGCCGTTCAACTCACGAAGGTCGTGCCGTTTCTCGTCGAAGACGAACTGAAGCGGCTCGGCGGACATTTCGAAAAAGTCGACGACTGGCAGGTTCTGTCGATCATCGACGGACGCCTCGTCACCGGACAGAATCCCGCTTCGTCGACGGCGGGCGCGCGCGATCTGCTGAAAGTGCTCGATCAGCTGCATTCGAATCGCTAA